In Paenibacillus algicola, a genomic segment contains:
- a CDS encoding methionine gamma-lyase family protein → MARFAEEITALSIAAEERISSRHREIDELVDFNQWKVIDAFQRHKVSDYHFAASTGYAYNDRGREVLDEVYADVFGAEAALVRPHFASGTHTISTALFGVLRPGDELLSITGRPYDTLHKVIGKEQDGTGSLRDFGITYSEVALTEEGEVDWPAVAAAIQPNTKVIAIQRSRGYSWRSSFTISHLKDMVEQLRRIREDLIIFVDNCYGEFTERLEPTEVGADLIAGSLIKNPGGGIAETGGYICGRKKLVDQAAYRLTAPGIGRDVGAMLGTTRAIYQGLFLAPHTVGQALKGSIFAAAVFQAIGFQTRPAWNEPRTDLIQAVQFSGPEHLIAFVQGIQQAAAVDSHVVPEPWDMPGYEHPVIMAAGTFIQGGSLELSADAPIREPYIGYMQGGLTYSHVKYGVLSALQTLKDRNLL, encoded by the coding sequence GCGGATTTCTTCCCGGCACCGGGAGATCGATGAGCTTGTAGATTTTAATCAATGGAAAGTGATTGATGCATTTCAGCGTCATAAGGTTAGCGACTATCATTTCGCAGCATCTACAGGCTATGCTTATAACGATCGGGGACGTGAAGTACTGGATGAGGTGTACGCGGATGTGTTCGGAGCAGAGGCTGCTCTGGTAAGGCCTCACTTTGCTTCAGGGACGCATACGATTTCAACAGCGCTGTTTGGGGTATTAAGACCTGGGGATGAGCTGTTATCGATCACCGGACGACCTTATGACACGCTTCACAAGGTCATCGGCAAGGAGCAGGACGGTACGGGCTCGCTGCGTGACTTCGGCATAACCTACTCGGAGGTGGCTCTGACGGAGGAAGGCGAGGTAGATTGGCCTGCCGTGGCAGCCGCCATTCAGCCCAACACCAAGGTGATCGCCATTCAGCGGTCGCGTGGCTATTCCTGGAGATCTTCTTTTACTATTTCTCATCTTAAAGATATGGTTGAACAGCTTCGGCGGATCCGAGAGGATCTTATCATCTTTGTCGATAATTGCTACGGAGAATTTACAGAGCGGCTGGAGCCAACAGAGGTCGGAGCCGATCTGATCGCGGGTTCGCTGATCAAGAACCCGGGCGGCGGGATTGCGGAAACCGGAGGCTATATCTGTGGCCGCAAGAAGCTGGTGGATCAGGCAGCCTACCGCTTGACAGCCCCAGGCATCGGCCGGGACGTCGGAGCTATGCTGGGAACCACCCGCGCCATTTATCAAGGCTTGTTTTTGGCCCCGCATACCGTTGGACAGGCCTTGAAGGGCAGTATATTTGCAGCGGCCGTATTTCAAGCCATTGGATTTCAAACACGTCCTGCCTGGAACGAACCGCGGACAGATCTAATCCAGGCCGTTCAATTCTCGGGACCGGAGCATTTGATCGCTTTTGTACAGGGTATTCAGCAGGCAGCTGCGGTGGATAGCCATGTGGTACCGGAGCCTTGGGATATGCCGGGATACGAGCATCCGGTCATTATGGCGGCGGGAACCTTTATTCAAGGAGGGAGTCTGGAGCTGTCTGCAGATGCGCCTATTCGGGAGCCTTATATCGGATATATGCAGGGAGGACTCACCTATTCTCATGTCAAATACGGCGTTTTATCGGCTCTTCAAACCCTAAAGGATCGAAATTTATTGTGA
- a CDS encoding MerR family transcriptional regulator, whose translation MGDDIRRNMALFPIGIVMKLTDLSARQIRYYEQHHLIVPARTSGNQRLFSFNDVERLLEIKALIEKGVNIAGIKQVMNPVTKESEEATVLTPDTESKRREMSESQLRRLLKQELISAKRPGQVSLIQGELSRFFNK comes from the coding sequence ATGGGTGATGATATCCGAAGAAATATGGCGCTGTTTCCGATTGGGATTGTCATGAAGCTCACGGATCTATCTGCAAGACAGATTCGCTACTACGAGCAGCATCACTTAATAGTACCTGCCCGTACTTCAGGCAACCAGAGACTGTTCTCCTTCAATGATGTTGAACGATTACTGGAAATTAAAGCTTTAATCGAGAAAGGCGTAAACATTGCGGGCATCAAGCAAGTGATGAATCCCGTCACGAAGGAGTCGGAGGAAGCCACGGTGCTGACCCCGGATACGGAAAGCAAGCGCCGGGAGATGTCTGAGTCCCAATTGCGGCGTCTGCTGAAGCAGGAACTGATTTCGGCTAAAAGACCGGGTCAAGTATCCTTGATCCAGGGCGAATTGTCCCGGTTTTTTAATAAATAA
- the glnA gene encoding type I glutamate--ammonia ligase, which produces MSYSKDDILRIAKEENVRFIRLQFTDLLGTIKNVEIPVSQLPKALDNKMMFDGSSIEGYVRIEESDMYLYPDLDTWVIFPWHSEDRVARLICDIYLPDGTPFPGDPRGILKRNLKEAEEMGFTSMNVGPEPEFFLFKTDEKGNPTMELNDQGGYFDLAPTDLGENCRRDIVLTLEEMGFEIEASHHEVAPGQHEIDFKYADAVKAADQIQTFKLVVKTIARQHGLIATFMPKPLFGVNGSGMHCNQSLFNGKENAFVDESDELGLSATARHFMAGIMKHARAFAAITNPTVNSYKRLVPGYEAPCYVAWSASNRSPMIRIPASRGLSTRVEARNPDPAANPYLALAVMLKAGLDGIKRKLPLPAPIDRNIYVMTEEERIEEGIPSLPSNLKEALNELIRNETICEALGEHALSHFYELKEIEWDMYRTQVHGWERDQYMTMY; this is translated from the coding sequence GTGAGTTATTCGAAAGATGATATTCTTCGTATTGCCAAGGAAGAAAACGTACGTTTTATCCGCTTGCAGTTTACCGACCTTCTGGGGACGATCAAGAACGTTGAAATTCCAGTAAGTCAGCTGCCAAAGGCGTTAGACAATAAAATGATGTTTGACGGATCTTCCATCGAAGGCTATGTTCGGATTGAAGAGTCGGATATGTATCTGTATCCGGATCTTGACACTTGGGTTATTTTCCCATGGCATTCCGAAGATCGTGTTGCGCGTCTGATCTGTGATATTTATCTGCCGGACGGCACTCCGTTCCCTGGCGATCCGCGCGGCATTCTGAAGAGAAACCTGAAGGAAGCCGAAGAGATGGGCTTCACTTCGATGAATGTTGGCCCAGAGCCGGAATTCTTCCTCTTCAAGACAGACGAGAAGGGTAACCCGACTATGGAGCTGAATGACCAAGGCGGATACTTTGACCTTGCTCCTACCGATCTGGGTGAGAACTGCCGCCGTGATATCGTACTGACACTGGAAGAGATGGGCTTCGAAATTGAAGCTTCTCACCATGAAGTGGCTCCAGGACAGCACGAAATCGACTTTAAATATGCGGACGCGGTTAAAGCCGCTGACCAGATCCAGACGTTCAAGCTGGTAGTTAAGACGATTGCTCGTCAGCACGGATTGATCGCAACCTTCATGCCGAAGCCGTTGTTTGGTGTGAACGGTTCCGGGATGCACTGTAACCAATCTCTCTTTAATGGCAAAGAGAACGCATTTGTCGATGAGAGTGATGAGCTTGGCCTGAGCGCTACGGCACGTCATTTCATGGCAGGAATTATGAAGCATGCCCGCGCATTTGCAGCCATTACAAACCCTACAGTGAACTCCTACAAGCGTCTGGTTCCTGGCTACGAAGCTCCATGCTATGTAGCATGGTCTGCAAGTAACCGGAGCCCGATGATCCGTATTCCGGCATCCCGCGGCCTGAGCACGCGTGTTGAGGCTCGTAATCCGGATCCGGCAGCGAATCCTTACCTGGCTCTGGCTGTTATGCTGAAGGCTGGTCTGGACGGCATTAAGCGTAAGCTTCCTTTGCCAGCGCCTATCGACCGTAACATCTATGTGATGACGGAAGAAGAGCGTATCGAAGAAGGAATCCCTAGCTTGCCTTCTAACCTGAAGGAAGCGCTGAACGAATTGATTCGCAATGAAACGATCTGCGAAGCATTGGGTGAGCACGCCCTGTCCCATTTCTACGAGCTGAAAGAAATCGAGTGGGATATGTACCGCACACAGGTTCACGGATGGGAACGCGATCAATACATGACCATGTACTAA
- a CDS encoding site-specific integrase, protein MANFKKHKTGWEFRLKYKDPFTQSIKEKSQRGFSTKKEAQLAADEFEKKLLEGYEQTDDVSLASFLEAWLNEYKAGTVRKNTFKLHQNNINNHILKYFQKINLKDIKPIMYQMFLNSLADKNYSKRTVELVHSTMHNAMEKAVYLQKIRKNPCNGVTIKGHRSKSNVQFIESSDIPNFLSAARQYGYIYWIFYKLLIETGMRKGEAAALQWPDIDFKNQAISISKTLDFSTDNRSELFGDPKTFNSKRTIRMSNTLVSDLKYHMTYQNQNKLALKELYRHDLNLVLCRDNGEIMPKSSLFNSFSRILKKVGLPSMPIHALRHTHAVLMLEAGVEMKYIQERLGHGSIQITSDIYAHISKKIEQDSIKKFEEKINFGGIWGADTPK, encoded by the coding sequence ATGGCGAACTTCAAGAAACACAAGACCGGCTGGGAATTTCGCTTGAAGTACAAGGATCCATTCACACAATCAATAAAGGAAAAGTCACAGAGAGGATTCAGTACTAAAAAAGAGGCGCAACTAGCAGCAGATGAATTTGAGAAGAAGTTATTGGAAGGGTATGAGCAAACTGATGACGTTAGCTTAGCAAGCTTTCTTGAGGCATGGTTAAACGAATATAAGGCAGGCACCGTTCGAAAGAATACTTTCAAATTACACCAGAACAATATCAATAATCATATCTTGAAATACTTCCAGAAAATCAATCTCAAGGATATTAAGCCAATCATGTACCAAATGTTTCTGAACTCTTTAGCAGATAAAAACTACAGCAAAAGGACCGTTGAATTGGTTCATTCCACGATGCATAACGCTATGGAAAAAGCCGTCTACCTTCAAAAAATCAGAAAAAACCCATGCAATGGTGTGACCATTAAAGGTCATAGAAGTAAATCAAATGTCCAGTTTATTGAATCAAGTGACATTCCCAATTTTCTTTCTGCAGCTCGTCAGTACGGATATATCTATTGGATTTTTTATAAACTCCTCATCGAGACGGGAATGCGTAAAGGTGAAGCGGCTGCTTTACAATGGCCAGATATAGATTTCAAGAACCAGGCCATCAGCATAAGCAAAACTTTAGACTTTAGTACTGATAACCGCAGTGAACTGTTCGGTGATCCCAAGACATTTAATTCTAAAAGAACAATCAGAATGAGCAACACATTGGTGAGTGACTTGAAGTATCATATGACTTATCAAAATCAAAACAAACTTGCATTGAAGGAATTATATCGCCATGATCTGAATTTGGTCTTGTGCAGAGATAATGGTGAAATCATGCCAAAATCATCACTCTTCAATTCGTTCTCTCGCATCCTTAAGAAGGTTGGTCTTCCATCAATGCCTATACATGCCCTGAGACATACACATGCTGTTCTGATGCTTGAGGCAGGTGTAGAAATGAAGTATATCCAGGAACGTTTAGGACATGGCAGCATCCAGATCACTTCAGACATATATGCTCATATATCCAAGAAAATTGAACAAGACAGCATTAAAAAGTTTGAAGAAAAAATAAATTTCGGGGGCATTTGGGGGGCAGACACCCCCAAATAA